Proteins from a genomic interval of Candidatus Flexicrinis proximus:
- a CDS encoding arginine--tRNA ligase: protein MDSLLKSHALLIESAVYAAQSAGDLPQFTLPTIEIKPPSRPEMGDYAYAGALAVSKVLGMKPIDIATAIAKHLKKPDFLSSIEVVPPGFVNFRLNSDWLRTQIDGIIAAGDSFGSIQIGTGKRAQVEFVSANPTGPLHIGRSRGAIVGDTIARILEAAGYTVEREYYFNNAGTQMLYLGTSMRLRYLEALGEAVEMPAAQDETFYQGQYLVDFARDLVAEIGDAWKSMDWKPFKEYVEKRMFNVIKATLERVNIRHDYFFNENSLYETEAVWETLSALESIDAIYSSPYRDTADDEEKAKKANMPSAKWFRSTRFGDVEDRVVLRSDGSPTYTLPDIAYHMEKLSRGFDLLVNILGADHDTEHKVVKYGVGALGGDTSKIHVIILQFVRLIRQGKEVKMSTRRGNYETLDDLIDQTSADAVRYMLLARNANSRLDFDLDLAVAQSSDNPVYYIQYAYVRTLGILREAELRGVSDDGADLSILGAEELGFIKRCLTLGDEILLSVAALEPHRIAFYAHELASAFHPMYDRVRVFGEGVEPEVSRARLRFYRATQTVFKRVLGLMGMSTPERM from the coding sequence TTGGATTCCCTGCTCAAATCCCATGCCCTGCTGATCGAAAGCGCCGTATATGCGGCGCAGTCAGCCGGGGACTTACCCCAGTTCACGCTGCCCACTATCGAAATCAAGCCGCCCAGCCGCCCTGAAATGGGGGACTATGCGTATGCCGGCGCGCTCGCCGTCTCCAAGGTGTTGGGCATGAAGCCCATCGACATCGCCACGGCCATCGCAAAACACCTGAAGAAGCCGGACTTCCTGAGCAGTATCGAAGTAGTCCCGCCGGGGTTTGTCAATTTCCGGCTCAACTCCGATTGGCTACGGACCCAGATTGACGGCATCATCGCAGCCGGCGACAGCTTTGGCAGCATCCAGATCGGTACGGGCAAGCGCGCGCAGGTGGAGTTTGTCAGCGCGAATCCGACCGGCCCACTGCACATCGGGCGCAGTCGCGGCGCGATTGTGGGAGATACCATCGCCCGAATACTGGAAGCGGCGGGCTACACTGTCGAGCGTGAGTACTACTTCAACAACGCCGGGACCCAAATGCTGTATTTAGGCACCAGTATGCGCCTGCGCTATCTGGAAGCGCTGGGCGAAGCGGTAGAAATGCCCGCTGCCCAGGATGAAACCTTCTATCAGGGGCAGTATCTCGTTGACTTTGCCCGGGATCTGGTGGCGGAAATCGGCGATGCATGGAAGAGCATGGACTGGAAACCCTTCAAAGAATATGTCGAAAAGCGCATGTTCAACGTGATCAAGGCGACGCTGGAGCGAGTCAACATCCGCCACGACTACTTCTTCAACGAAAACTCGCTGTACGAAACTGAGGCGGTCTGGGAAACGCTCTCAGCGCTTGAGTCCATCGACGCGATCTACTCTTCGCCGTACCGCGATACCGCAGACGACGAGGAGAAGGCCAAAAAAGCGAACATGCCATCGGCCAAGTGGTTCCGCAGCACGCGTTTCGGCGATGTAGAAGATCGCGTCGTGCTTCGCAGCGATGGGTCGCCGACTTACACGCTGCCAGACATCGCCTACCACATGGAAAAGCTCTCGCGCGGCTTCGATCTGCTGGTCAACATCCTCGGCGCAGATCACGATACCGAACACAAGGTCGTTAAATATGGCGTCGGCGCACTCGGCGGCGATACCAGCAAGATTCACGTCATTATCCTGCAGTTCGTGCGGCTCATCAGGCAGGGCAAGGAAGTCAAAATGAGCACGCGGCGCGGCAATTACGAGACTCTGGACGACCTGATCGACCAGACCAGCGCGGATGCCGTGCGCTATATGCTGCTGGCACGCAACGCGAATTCCCGGCTCGACTTCGACCTCGATCTGGCGGTGGCGCAGTCGTCCGACAACCCGGTCTACTATATTCAGTACGCCTACGTGCGCACGCTAGGCATCCTGCGCGAGGCTGAATTGCGCGGGGTCAGCGATGACGGCGCCGACCTGAGCATCCTGGGGGCTGAAGAGCTAGGGTTCATCAAGCGCTGCCTGACACTTGGCGACGAGATCTTGCTCAGCGTCGCGGCGCTGGAACCCCACCGAATCGCGTTTTATGCGCATGAGCTGGCCTCGGCGTTCCATCCGATGTATGACCGCGTGCGCGTGTTTGGCGAAGGCGTCGAGCCGGAGGTGTCCCGTGCGCGGTTGCGCTTCTACCGGGCCACGCAGACCGTGTTTAAGCGCGTACTCGGACTGATGGGCATGAGTACACCGGAACGCATGTAG
- a CDS encoding MBL fold metallo-hydrolase, producing the protein MPDTTSRFQLGAIEAMTVADEYGPMPVDRFNSIFNTADAEDLRAAFAQLEAPQFSRNGLYLKTPAARVLVDTGEGRMVQNLSTAGVNPAQIDLLIITHFHGDHINGMTDSAGAAVFPNARVAVSQNEWTHWMSDKTLAEIGPERAQNLRKAFAPYAEAGRLDYFSDGQAITPEIHAVLMPGHTPGMMGLSITSGAVTLLHIADAAHVPLQGHFLERVPRFDSLPEIASATRRGVFERAATNGELLFAYHFPFPGVGRVTRSSDGYDWTPLAG; encoded by the coding sequence ATGCCCGACACCACCTCCAGGTTTCAACTCGGCGCGATCGAGGCCATGACTGTGGCAGACGAGTATGGTCCGATGCCGGTCGACCGTTTTAACAGCATCTTCAACACGGCGGACGCGGAGGATCTCCGCGCGGCGTTCGCGCAACTCGAAGCACCGCAGTTCAGCCGAAACGGACTGTACCTGAAGACCCCTGCGGCGCGGGTGCTGGTCGATACCGGCGAGGGGCGGATGGTGCAGAACCTGAGCACCGCCGGCGTGAACCCAGCACAAATCGACCTGCTGATCATCACGCACTTTCACGGCGACCACATCAACGGCATGACCGACAGCGCAGGCGCCGCCGTGTTTCCGAACGCGCGCGTGGCCGTCTCGCAAAACGAGTGGACGCACTGGATGAGCGACAAGACCCTGGCCGAGATCGGGCCGGAGCGCGCGCAAAACCTGCGTAAAGCCTTTGCGCCCTACGCCGAGGCCGGCCGGCTGGATTATTTCTCCGATGGCCAGGCGATCACGCCGGAAATCCACGCGGTGCTGATGCCAGGCCACACGCCGGGGATGATGGGACTAAGCATCACATCCGGAGCAGTAACACTCTTGCACATTGCCGATGCCGCCCATGTCCCGCTGCAGGGTCATTTTCTGGAGCGGGTCCCGCGCTTCGACAGCCTGCCTGAAATCGCGAGTGCCACGCGGCGCGGGGTGTTCGAGCGGGCGGCCACGAACGGCGAGCTGCTATTCGCGTATCATTTCCCGTTTCCCGGCGTGGGACGCGTGACGCGCAGCAGCGATGGATATGACTGGACGCCGCTGGCCGGCTAG
- a CDS encoding response regulator transcription factor: MPDTVLIVDDDEGTLRVLELLLTRRGFEVVKAQTAEEGLRKAYRFQPDIVLLDVSMPNMDGWEMCRRLRDMSDVPIIFLTAHHDTSDVVQGLELGADDYVPKPWDPDELVARLKAHLRRAPRAASNEELVFDDGDFRVNFLNREVFVRDQMRHLTPKEFNLLGILVHNAGRVVSRDELVRQAWGEEYGDAIDSLKLYIHYLRQKLENDPDNPTYILTSRGVGYRFMTR; the protein is encoded by the coding sequence ATGCCCGATACAGTGCTGATTGTTGACGATGACGAAGGGACGCTGCGCGTTCTGGAACTACTGCTTACGCGGCGGGGTTTTGAAGTCGTCAAGGCACAGACTGCCGAAGAGGGGCTGCGGAAAGCGTACCGGTTTCAGCCCGATATCGTCCTGCTCGACGTCTCGATGCCGAACATGGATGGCTGGGAGATGTGCCGGCGGCTGCGGGATATGTCGGACGTACCGATCATCTTCCTGACGGCGCATCACGATACCAGCGACGTGGTACAGGGACTCGAGCTGGGGGCCGACGATTACGTGCCCAAGCCGTGGGATCCGGACGAACTGGTCGCGCGGTTGAAGGCGCACCTGAGACGCGCGCCACGCGCGGCGTCGAACGAAGAACTGGTTTTCGACGACGGGGACTTCCGGGTCAACTTCCTAAACCGCGAGGTCTTTGTGCGGGATCAGATGCGGCATCTGACGCCGAAGGAATTCAACCTGCTGGGGATTCTGGTCCACAACGCCGGCCGCGTCGTTTCCCGCGATGAGCTGGTACGGCAGGCGTGGGGCGAGGAGTACGGGGACGCGATCGACAGCCTGAAACTGTATATCCACTACCTGCGGCAAAAGCTGGAGAACGATCCCGACAACCCGACTTACATTTTGACGTCGCGCGGGGTCGGCTACAGGTTTATGACTCGATAG
- a CDS encoding MBL fold metallo-hydrolase, protein MTQTAHAFKLGEFQCAVISDGRWDYPIEKFFPSESLPEAVERLRSGGLPLDRVTMQFSGLTVNTAQNRVLIDGGANRMVSDDDPESRLGMLQVNLGEAGIDAAQIDSVIITHAHGDHIGGLVQEGRLAYPNARYYISRVEWAYWMSEASVGQPDHLVQTARTGLSAIQGRVEYFEPDGEILPGFSALSADGHTPGHTVVEVSSNGQRLLCISDLALLPLHIERPDLIPDYFDTDRRLAERSKQRVFTYAKDAGLLVYSPHLAPFPGLGHVVAADAGWRWEPLDAGHGGP, encoded by the coding sequence GTGACTCAGACGGCACATGCCTTCAAGCTTGGCGAGTTCCAATGCGCGGTCATAAGTGACGGCCGCTGGGACTATCCGATTGAGAAGTTCTTCCCTTCAGAATCGCTACCCGAGGCTGTTGAACGCCTCCGATCTGGCGGGCTGCCGCTCGACCGGGTGACCATGCAGTTCTCTGGCCTAACTGTGAACACCGCGCAGAATCGCGTCCTGATCGACGGCGGCGCGAATAGAATGGTCTCTGATGACGATCCCGAGTCCCGACTGGGGATGCTGCAGGTTAATCTGGGCGAGGCCGGTATAGACGCCGCGCAAATCGACAGCGTCATCATCACCCACGCCCATGGCGATCACATTGGCGGGCTGGTCCAAGAAGGCCGCCTTGCCTACCCAAATGCGCGGTACTACATCAGCCGCGTCGAATGGGCGTACTGGATGTCGGAAGCCTCGGTGGGACAGCCGGATCACCTCGTTCAGACGGCGCGTACAGGTCTGAGCGCGATTCAGGGACGGGTGGAGTATTTCGAGCCGGATGGCGAAATCCTCCCCGGGTTCAGCGCGCTGAGCGCGGACGGCCACACGCCGGGGCATACGGTGGTCGAGGTTTCATCAAACGGCCAACGTCTGCTGTGCATCAGCGACCTGGCGCTGCTCCCCCTGCATATCGAACGCCCTGACCTCATCCCGGATTATTTCGACACGGATCGCAGGCTGGCCGAACGCTCAAAACAGAGGGTGTTCACCTACGCGAAGGACGCCGGCCTGCTGGTGTATTCGCCGCACCTTGCTCCATTTCCGGGTCTGGGACACGTGGTTGCTGCAGATGCCGGCTGGCGTTGGGAGCCACTGGACGCCGGTCATGGCGGCCCCTGA
- a CDS encoding sugar transferase produces the protein MLFSPLPRTDRPQLRISERRLLMRIGDTLAVLAAVLLAIVIWSVVAKYPLNARFILEQSVWVIILAPLWLLLANANDFYDLRLASKRGPMLQRLMLITAQLIVVYLIVFFVSPRDALPRLFILYYGVLSFAFIAIWRLVNPALIGWASTSRKVLIIGTDGSAGEMIRALHEQSEREYTVRGIIGESEHVGQLIEDIPVIGSPADLMNYIARERITELILTSTRDLSGEMFQAVMDAYQAGVALIPMPVLYERITGRVPVEHVGSNWTVVLPLEDGDGFEPYPALKRFLEVTASLIGLIPFALMLPVIALIVYIDSPGPIFYGQERVGLNGRSFRVYKFRTMVPDAEKFTGAVFSDKNDPRKTRFGKLLRKTRIDELPQLWNILRGDMSLVGPRPERPEHVQRLQQKIPFYRTRLIVRPGLTGWAQVMYGYGSTDDDALVKLQYDLYYIRHRSLFLDLNIAVKTVGRVLRMSGV, from the coding sequence ATGCTCTTCTCACCGCTCCCGCGTACTGACCGACCACAACTGCGGATTTCCGAGCGCCGGCTGCTGATGCGTATCGGCGATACGCTGGCCGTACTGGCCGCCGTGCTGCTTGCGATCGTCATCTGGTCGGTGGTCGCCAAATACCCGCTTAATGCGCGCTTCATCCTGGAACAGTCGGTGTGGGTCATCATTCTGGCGCCGCTGTGGCTGCTGCTGGCCAACGCGAACGACTTCTACGACCTGAGACTGGCCAGCAAGCGCGGGCCGATGCTGCAGCGATTGATGCTGATCACGGCGCAGCTGATTGTCGTGTACCTGATCGTTTTCTTCGTCAGCCCACGAGATGCACTGCCGCGCCTTTTCATCCTGTACTATGGCGTGCTGTCGTTCGCATTTATCGCGATCTGGCGGTTGGTCAATCCGGCGCTGATCGGCTGGGCAAGCACCTCACGGAAGGTGCTGATCATCGGCACAGACGGCAGCGCGGGCGAGATGATCCGCGCGCTGCACGAGCAGTCGGAACGGGAATACACGGTGCGCGGGATCATCGGCGAGTCGGAACATGTCGGACAGTTGATCGAAGATATCCCGGTGATTGGCAGTCCGGCGGACCTGATGAACTACATCGCGCGCGAGCGGATCACCGAGCTGATCCTGACTTCGACGCGCGACCTGTCGGGCGAGATGTTTCAGGCCGTGATGGACGCTTATCAGGCGGGCGTGGCCCTGATCCCGATGCCGGTGCTGTACGAGCGGATTACGGGGCGCGTACCGGTCGAACATGTCGGGAGCAACTGGACGGTGGTGCTGCCGCTGGAAGACGGCGACGGCTTCGAGCCCTATCCGGCGCTGAAGCGCTTTCTGGAGGTCACGGCGTCGCTGATCGGGCTTATCCCTTTTGCGCTAATGCTTCCAGTCATCGCGCTGATCGTCTATATCGACTCGCCGGGGCCGATTTTCTACGGCCAGGAGCGTGTTGGCCTGAACGGCCGATCCTTTCGCGTCTATAAGTTCCGGACGATGGTGCCGGACGCCGAAAAATTCACCGGCGCGGTATTCAGCGACAAGAACGATCCTCGCAAGACACGGTTCGGTAAACTGCTGCGTAAGACCCGCATCGACGAACTGCCGCAGCTCTGGAACATCCTGCGCGGCGACATGAGCCTGGTCGGCCCACGGCCGGAGCGCCCTGAGCACGTACAGCGCCTGCAGCAAAAGATCCCGTTCTACCGGACGCGCCTGATTGTCCGGCCCGGTCTCACCGGGTGGGCGCAGGTCATGTACGGGTACGGGTCCACCGACGACGACGCTCTGGTGAAGCTGCAATACGACTTGTACTACATCCGGCACCGTTCGCTATTCCTGGACCTGAACATTGCGGTCAAGACCGTGGGACGGGTCCTCAGGATGTCCGGGGTATAG
- the pruA gene encoding L-glutamate gamma-semialdehyde dehydrogenase: MLPEFRNEPLTDFSDPDQAAVFEEALRVNQRDFGRLYPMVIGGQEVMTDSTFASVNPSRPSDVIAQFPLGDAAHVDQAIEAARCAFITWQHTTPFERAGILHRVAGMMRRRKHEFSATMVLEVGKSWTEADADTAEAIDFLEYYARQILEICDSSAKLIPYPNERGQLVYIPLGVGAIIPPWNFPNAIFTGMTSAAIVSGNTVLVKPADQSPLIAYKVAALFWECGLPDGVLNFLTGPGPIVGGRMVEHPTTRFIAFTGSRAVGEGIYAKAAVIHPGQKWLKRSILELGGKDAVIVDSSADLDAAAAGIVAGAFGFGGQKCSAGSRAVIVDSVYDAVAEKVVALTRRLTVDDPASRPLVGLGPVIDAKAHAKTMSYIEIGMTEGTLLTGGHALSTTNEGYFIEPTVFGEVDPQARIAQEEIFGPVLALIRAKDFDHALHIANDTDYGLTGAVYAKDNAKLEQARREFHVGNLYLNRKITGALVGVNPFGGFNMSGTDSKAGGPDYLLHFTQAKSIAEQL, translated from the coding sequence ATGCTGCCGGAGTTTCGCAACGAGCCGTTGACAGACTTCAGCGACCCGGATCAGGCCGCTGTTTTTGAGGAAGCGCTGCGGGTCAACCAGCGCGACTTCGGGCGCCTGTATCCAATGGTTATCGGCGGGCAGGAAGTGATGACCGACAGCACGTTCGCGTCCGTCAATCCGTCCCGCCCATCCGACGTGATCGCTCAGTTTCCGCTGGGGGACGCCGCCCATGTGGATCAAGCCATCGAGGCCGCGCGCTGTGCGTTCATTACCTGGCAGCACACGACGCCATTCGAACGCGCCGGCATCCTTCACCGGGTGGCGGGCATGATGCGCCGCCGCAAGCACGAGTTCAGCGCGACCATGGTGCTGGAGGTCGGCAAGTCCTGGACGGAGGCCGACGCAGACACGGCGGAGGCGATCGACTTCCTCGAATACTACGCGCGGCAGATCCTCGAAATCTGCGACAGCAGCGCGAAGCTGATTCCGTATCCGAACGAGCGCGGACAACTGGTCTACATCCCGCTGGGAGTTGGCGCGATTATCCCTCCCTGGAACTTCCCCAACGCGATCTTCACGGGCATGACGAGCGCGGCGATCGTCAGCGGCAACACCGTACTGGTCAAACCTGCGGATCAGAGTCCGCTGATCGCCTATAAGGTGGCCGCCCTGTTCTGGGAGTGCGGCCTGCCTGACGGCGTTCTAAACTTCCTGACCGGGCCGGGGCCGATTGTAGGCGGCCGGATGGTCGAACACCCGACGACGCGGTTTATCGCGTTCACCGGTTCACGCGCGGTCGGCGAAGGCATTTACGCGAAAGCCGCAGTGATCCACCCCGGACAGAAGTGGCTGAAGCGCAGCATCCTCGAACTTGGCGGAAAGGACGCCGTCATCGTGGACTCCAGCGCGGACCTGGACGCGGCCGCGGCAGGAATAGTCGCCGGGGCGTTCGGATTCGGGGGCCAGAAGTGCAGCGCCGGAAGCCGCGCCGTCATCGTGGACTCCGTCTACGATGCGGTTGCGGAGAAGGTCGTGGCACTGACCCGCAGACTCACGGTAGACGATCCGGCGTCGCGACCGTTGGTCGGGCTTGGTCCGGTGATCGATGCCAAGGCGCATGCCAAGACGATGTCGTATATTGAGATCGGCATGACCGAAGGCACGCTATTGACCGGCGGCCATGCGCTCAGCACGACTAACGAAGGCTACTTCATCGAGCCAACGGTGTTTGGCGAGGTCGACCCGCAGGCGCGGATCGCCCAGGAGGAAATCTTCGGGCCGGTGCTGGCGCTGATTCGAGCCAAAGACTTCGACCACGCGCTGCACATCGCGAACGATACGGACTACGGGCTTACCGGTGCGGTGTACGCCAAAGACAACGCGAAGCTGGAACAAGCCCGGCGCGAGTTCCACGTCGGGAACCTGTACCTGAACCGCAAGATCACCGGCGCGCTAGTGGGCGTGAATCCGTTCGGCGGTTTCAATATGAGCGGCACGGACAGCAAGGCCGGCGGTCCGGACTACCTGCTGCACTTCACGCAGGCGAAGAGCATTGCGGAACAGCTCTAG
- a CDS encoding UvrD-helicase domain-containing protein: MTHPADTRRSATPEQHDAITTLDRNVVVVAGAGTGKTFVLVRRFVEQFEKHRDWPIGAVVAITFTNRAAGEMRARVRAELESRRRESRTDADRRHWAALLTQIEAARITTIHGLCSEIIRANSAAAAIDPGFEVLDETQSGLLRERAVSLALAEASGSGEMLIEEELELASRVIVRYGENEIRDVLTTAQLLSADLKEPRGMDALYQEWNAHTKHLLNSVEWAPLTYEPPVVEDKTAALYRGMSSTLAVLTGLGNSIDIRVSALNDLVGVKFAGGAISVKLWPEAKEARKELFDLRNRAETLAKRLLVPPSEQDEVAAGLLQGWHLLIGRTRYHYSALKQQRSALDYDDLERLAAHVLALPDVRSRYVGTEFRHVMVDEFQDTNDRQWEIVRAIAPPDRPGALFLVGDPKQSIYGFRGADVTVFETARQDIKAHGGVVQYLTLSFRTHKALIDSLNQVFRKVLVSPADAPEPEVYVRFDPSQELRSGRLVEPAAPYIQVFGVNKNGRDSEFGREVSVIARRIKELVGSRAPLVWQQGEYHPVRFGDIAVLLRKFQGKVGILERALNEEGIPYVTLGGRGFFGRREVRDLISALTALHNPADELALASALHSPLFGVSDVDLLRLRRPVSVESGDAPKTLTLIEALHREASVRRGHSIDYDSLVYSADVFEQLEPLVGRTPVDTLLQALIQATGYMATLAGLPDGQQMRANVEKLIDRARESGLTALNQFIHYLRDMTEAEAKEGGVALEADDAVRVTTIHSSKGLEYPVVWIANASGESASSDRSLLNWTDELGCQMPSPDQLLNDPDDPRSSKLHPYVYRRNQALKAEREKAESLRLFYVAATRAQDALFVSGILNKDASARGWLGATKDELPFEELDVPPDRPQSSEIASADDETEGILDFPLARTLPAAPPPRVLHLSASDVIALGGYNSAPDEKSRGRYAQRLRRRVFDERSEPVPLLTYDSRELSQVARRVGTLIHDALRYGYDTLVETDEPQVTDLVRAMAWETGITQAEDLSKAVHRVISSLRAYRRSTLCKEIERSSAVYRELPFVFQRDSHVIHGVIDLLYRAPDGTWTVVDYKTDRVEADKLELHARAYYLQMAVYAEAVAAHAGKVPRVMLVFLHHPNLPIVLKPADLRAELDKVPLKTLIEMLREDT, from the coding sequence ATGACCCATCCCGCCGACACCCGCCGGTCTGCCACCCCCGAGCAGCATGACGCGATCACCACTCTGGATAGGAACGTGGTGGTTGTCGCGGGGGCCGGCACCGGAAAGACTTTTGTGCTGGTCCGGCGGTTTGTGGAGCAGTTCGAAAAGCACCGGGACTGGCCGATCGGCGCTGTTGTTGCGATCACGTTCACCAACCGGGCAGCCGGCGAGATGCGCGCCCGGGTACGCGCCGAACTCGAATCCCGCCGCCGCGAGTCCAGAACGGATGCCGACCGGCGGCATTGGGCGGCGCTGCTCACGCAGATCGAAGCGGCGCGAATTACGACCATCCACGGCCTGTGCAGCGAGATCATCCGAGCCAATTCCGCTGCCGCCGCCATTGATCCGGGGTTCGAAGTCCTCGACGAAACGCAGTCGGGCCTGCTGCGGGAACGTGCAGTATCGCTTGCGCTGGCCGAAGCATCCGGCAGCGGCGAGATGCTCATCGAAGAAGAGCTCGAACTGGCCAGCCGCGTTATCGTGCGCTACGGCGAAAACGAGATCCGCGACGTGCTCACGACCGCGCAGCTTCTGTCTGCCGACCTCAAAGAACCCCGAGGGATGGATGCACTGTACCAGGAGTGGAATGCGCATACAAAACATCTGCTCAATTCGGTCGAATGGGCGCCGCTCACTTATGAACCCCCCGTCGTTGAAGACAAGACTGCCGCCCTCTACCGTGGGATGAGCAGCACCCTAGCGGTACTGACTGGCTTAGGTAATTCGATCGACATCAGAGTCAGCGCTCTGAACGACTTAGTTGGCGTCAAGTTTGCTGGGGGTGCCATCAGCGTCAAACTCTGGCCGGAGGCCAAGGAAGCAAGAAAGGAACTCTTTGATCTGAGGAATCGAGCGGAGACGCTGGCCAAGAGACTGCTCGTCCCGCCCTCGGAGCAAGACGAAGTCGCAGCCGGACTCTTGCAGGGCTGGCATCTGCTGATCGGGCGGACACGCTATCACTACAGCGCGCTCAAGCAGCAGCGCTCAGCGCTGGATTACGACGACCTGGAGCGGCTTGCCGCGCATGTCCTTGCACTCCCGGACGTGAGAAGTCGATACGTCGGAACCGAATTCCGGCACGTGATGGTCGACGAATTTCAGGACACTAACGACCGGCAGTGGGAGATTGTCAGGGCCATTGCGCCGCCCGATCGTCCAGGAGCGCTGTTTCTTGTCGGCGATCCCAAACAGTCGATTTACGGCTTTCGCGGGGCGGATGTCACCGTCTTTGAAACAGCGCGTCAGGACATCAAGGCGCACGGCGGTGTGGTTCAATATCTGACTCTTTCGTTCCGCACCCATAAGGCACTGATCGATAGCCTAAACCAGGTCTTCAGAAAAGTGCTGGTCAGTCCGGCCGACGCTCCTGAGCCCGAAGTGTATGTCCGGTTTGACCCGTCCCAGGAACTGAGGTCCGGGCGCCTGGTCGAGCCTGCGGCTCCGTATATCCAGGTATTCGGTGTGAATAAGAACGGGCGGGACAGCGAATTTGGTCGCGAGGTGAGTGTTATCGCTCGCCGCATCAAAGAGCTGGTCGGATCGCGTGCGCCGCTAGTCTGGCAGCAGGGAGAATACCATCCGGTGCGCTTTGGCGACATCGCCGTGCTGCTGAGAAAGTTTCAGGGCAAGGTTGGGATTCTTGAGCGCGCGTTGAACGAAGAGGGAATCCCGTACGTTACGCTGGGAGGCCGCGGCTTCTTTGGCCGCCGCGAGGTACGAGACCTGATTTCCGCCTTAACGGCACTGCATAACCCTGCCGACGAGCTGGCGCTCGCTTCTGCACTGCACAGCCCATTATTCGGCGTATCCGACGTCGACTTACTCCGCCTGCGCCGGCCCGTGAGCGTCGAGAGCGGGGACGCGCCGAAGACGTTGACGTTGATCGAAGCGCTGCACCGCGAGGCATCGGTGCGCCGTGGCCACAGTATCGACTACGACTCGCTTGTGTACAGCGCGGATGTCTTCGAACAGCTTGAACCGCTGGTTGGCCGCACACCAGTAGATACTTTGCTTCAGGCACTGATTCAGGCGACGGGATACATGGCGACTCTGGCTGGCCTGCCTGACGGCCAGCAGATGCGTGCGAACGTCGAAAAGCTGATCGACCGGGCACGGGAGAGCGGGCTGACCGCGCTGAACCAGTTCATCCATTATCTGCGGGATATGACCGAGGCCGAAGCTAAAGAGGGCGGCGTAGCGCTTGAGGCAGACGATGCCGTCAGGGTTACGACCATACACAGCAGCAAGGGGCTCGAATATCCGGTCGTCTGGATCGCGAACGCTTCGGGCGAAAGTGCAAGTTCGGACAGGTCTCTGCTGAACTGGACCGACGAACTGGGCTGTCAGATGCCAAGTCCGGACCAGCTCCTGAATGACCCGGACGATCCGCGCAGCAGCAAACTGCACCCTTATGTTTACCGGCGCAACCAAGCCCTAAAGGCGGAACGCGAAAAGGCCGAGTCGCTGCGGCTGTTTTATGTCGCGGCTACACGCGCTCAGGATGCCTTGTTCGTCAGCGGGATACTCAACAAAGATGCGTCCGCGCGCGGCTGGCTGGGGGCGACCAAGGATGAGCTGCCCTTCGAAGAACTTGACGTGCCGCCCGATCGGCCGCAATCTTCCGAGATTGCTTCGGCGGATGACGAGACAGAGGGCATACTGGATTTCCCGCTGGCGCGTACGCTTCCGGCAGCGCCACCTCCCCGCGTGCTGCACCTCTCGGCAAGCGATGTTATCGCCCTTGGGGGATACAACAGCGCGCCCGACGAGAAATCAAGGGGTAGATACGCACAGAGACTGCGGCGGCGCGTGTTCGACGAGCGCAGTGAACCCGTACCGCTCTTGACCTACGATTCGCGTGAACTGAGCCAGGTTGCACGCCGGGTCGGAACGCTGATCCACGACGCGCTGCGCTACGGATACGATACGTTGGTCGAGACAGACGAACCGCAGGTGACGGATCTGGTCAGGGCGATGGCCTGGGAAACGGGCATCACCCAGGCTGAAGATCTCTCGAAAGCCGTTCACCGGGTTATCAGTTCGCTGCGTGCCTATCGCCGCAGCACACTGTGCAAGGAGATTGAACGCAGCAGCGCTGTTTACAGGGAACTACCGTTCGTCTTTCAGCGCGACAGCCATGTCATCCACGGAGTGATCGACCTGCTGTACCGTGCGCCGGATGGCACCTGGACAGTGGTGGACTACAAGACCGACAGAGTGGAGGCCGACAAGCTTGAACTGCACGCCCGCGCTTACTACCTGCAGATGGCTGTTTACGCCGAAGCGGTTGCGGCCCACGCAGGGAAGGTGCCCCGAGTCATGCTGGTCTTCCTACACCACCCAAATTTACCGATCGTCCTGAAGCCCGCCGACCTGCGTGCCGAACTGGATAAGGTCCCCCTCAAGACGCTGATCGAGATGCTGCGGGAGGACACCTAA